The Polaribacter sp. Q13 sequence CCAGAAGTAAAAGAAGGTGTAGGAAATGTTTATTCTTATTATAAAGGAGAATCTAAAACCATTATAAAAAACACTACTATTTCTAATGGTTTAGCTTTTTCTACAGATAATAAGTTTTTGTACTTTATTGATACACCAACAAAGAAGGTTGCAAAATACTCTTATGATATAGAAACTGGAGAAGTAGATTTTATGTCTTTTGTAATAGAATTAAAAGAGGATAGTTTTCCTGACGGAATGTGTATTGATAAAAACGGAATGTTATGGATTGCCGAATGGGGAGGAGCATGTATCTCTAAATGGAATCCTTTAAACGGAGAAAGATTAGAAGAAGTAAAATTACCTTGTACAAACGTTACATCGTGTTGTTTTGATAATGATAATAACTTGTATATATCTACTGCCAAAGAAGAAGAAAAAGAAGATGTTTTGGGAGGTGGATTGTATTTTGTTAAATTAAATTCTTTTTAAATAAAGTTAAGTAGAGAATAAATATAAAAAAAAAGGCTAACAATTTTAAATTGTTAGCCTTTTTAAAGTATGTAATTGGGGGGATATTTAGTTTTTAACTAATTTCTTTGTAGAAATTCCTTTGTCTGAAGATATTTTAACTAAATAAACAGACTTGCTTAAAGAAGAAACATCAATAGATTTTGTATTTGTTGTAGAAAGTACTTTTTTACCTAATAAGTTAAATATTTCAACTTTATTAAGCGTTTCTTTAGAATTAATAAATAATTTATTTTCTACAGGGTTTGGATACATGTTTACATTTTCTAATTGTTGAGAACTCACACCTGCTGTTGCAGCATCTTCTATAACAGCAGTCATTTGGTCAAAGTAAACAACGTCTCCAGCTACACCGTTTAAAGCTACATTTTCTTCGTTATTTATATAACCTAGCCACATTTCTATATTACGTATTTCTGAAGCTGGATCTGTATGGTCTTGAGGAAGAGGAATTGTAAAAGTTAATTCTTCCCAAGTATCTGCTGTTCCACTAGTACTTGCAGATGCAGTTGGCCAACCACCACCAGATAACTGAGAATTTCCTCCAGCAGCATTGGTAGTTTTTAATCTTACTGAAATACTTATAGGTGTTGTTCTAGTAGATCTTACCCACATTTTTACTTTGGCTTGTTTTCCATCGGTTATAACGCCTGCAGCATAAGGCTGAGAAAAATTATTAAAATACCAAAATTGAGCATCTTGATTTTTAGCAAAAGTACTTTTAAAACTTCTATCTCCATCTTTTGCGTAATCATATGATAATTCTCTACCTAATTGACCTGTATTACCTTTAAAGGTATAACCACCTACAGCATCATCGAAACTAGGGTTTTTAATAAATTCTGAATAGGTAGATACAGGTACATCAGTTAAAAACTCGATTTCATCAATATATAATTTAGCTCCTGTTGGATCTGTTAAAGCACTACCAGCTCTAAATAATAAATCTAACGTGGTAATTTCACCTGTTAGTGCAGATATATCTAAGTAAGCTGTTTGAAAACCACCCGCTTCTTTTGCTATTAAGACACCATTATTATTTTGAGCATCAAATTTAGCAGGAGTATCTGTAGTTCCTGCAGCTCTAGACTCACCTTGAACTTGAATATTTATCGCCTCTGTTTGGTTAAATACCCTTACTTTAATGTAGTTGTAAACATCTGCATCTAAAACAATAAAAGTATCATCTCCACCTTGTCCTCTTCTAATATTAGCATTGTTATTCGTTACACCAGCTTCTGTTCTGTCTAGAGTTAATGCTCCGTCAGAAGCAGGTGTAGAGGTACCATTATCCCAACCTACGATTCCTGGACCATAACCTTTAACCCAAGATTGAGCATCGGCTGTAAATTGGTAAAGTGTAGGTCCTTGCTGTGCAGTTATTTTGATTGATGTAAAAAGCACAACAAACATCAATAAAATTTTAAAGTAATTTTTTTTCATAATAAAAGATTTATATATATATTATAATATTTGTTAATTATGATTATAAAATTAAATTATATGCTAGGTTAGTTCTTACTCAATATTACCTTTTAACTACACTAGTTTACCTAAAATAGAGCGTAAAATGTTTATTTTCTTTTAATTATCTTTTTTTATCTAATATATTTAAAGGTAAAAAGCTTCTAGAGTTTACTGATGGATTTAAAACAGAGGAAGGTTGCAAGAAATCTTTGACAGATTTAAAATA is a genomic window containing:
- a CDS encoding SMP-30/gluconolactonase/LRE family protein, encoding MISSLIFHSNSELLEGPVFDKGNNLLYFVSILDCLVYCYNPATKEILSMKLDSPVSCIYFIEKKVILVSSKDGFFKVDFNTIEKEFAFQIDIDKLVRYNDGISDPIGRIIIGTMGYPEVKEGVGNVYSYYKGESKTIIKNTTISNGLAFSTDNKFLYFIDTPTKKVAKYSYDIETGEVDFMSFVIELKEDSFPDGMCIDKNGMLWIAEWGGACISKWNPLNGERLEEVKLPCTNVTSCCFDNDNNLYISTAKEEEKEDVLGGGLYFVKLNSF
- a CDS encoding T9SS type A sorting domain-containing protein, with protein sequence MKKNYFKILLMFVVLFTSIKITAQQGPTLYQFTADAQSWVKGYGPGIVGWDNGTSTPASDGALTLDRTEAGVTNNNANIRRGQGGDDTFIVLDADVYNYIKVRVFNQTEAINIQVQGESRAAGTTDTPAKFDAQNNNGVLIAKEAGGFQTAYLDISALTGEITTLDLLFRAGSALTDPTGAKLYIDEIEFLTDVPVSTYSEFIKNPSFDDAVGGYTFKGNTGQLGRELSYDYAKDGDRSFKSTFAKNQDAQFWYFNNFSQPYAAGVITDGKQAKVKMWVRSTRTTPISISVRLKTTNAAGGNSQLSGGGWPTASASTSGTADTWEELTFTIPLPQDHTDPASEIRNIEMWLGYINNEENVALNGVAGDVVYFDQMTAVIEDAATAGVSSQQLENVNMYPNPVENKLFINSKETLNKVEIFNLLGKKVLSTTNTKSIDVSSLSKSVYLVKISSDKGISTKKLVKN